GGCACCGGACGAAAGCAGCTTGACGGCCTTCACGAAGTCGATGCCCAACAGGTGCATCACGAGGTCGATGCCGCCACCTCCACCCTTCCCTGCGCGCACGTCAAACCACTTGAGGCCCGTCACCAGAACTTCCCAAGCAAAGCCCGAGGGCGACGACAAAAACAGCCGCACCGTCCGCTTGTCCTTCTCCGGCACGAAGTCAGGATCGCGACGCCAGAACAACTGACCATCATCGCGCAGCTTGTCGAGCACCTGCGACAGCGGCATCTCTCGCACCCATGCGAGCGTTTCATCGTCAAAAGACCGTCGAGCCATACGCTACATCCTCCGAACTCCATTCAACCGACACGGCCGCCACGCCGAAAAGTGACAGGGGGGCCGCGCTGACGCGCGGCGAAACACCCTCCGGGCTTCGCCCTGCGCGCGGGATGATGGATAAGTCCTGCGGACTTACCCACAACCCACTTGCGGCTACTCGCGTTTGAAAAACGCTGGGGCTACTCAAAACCAAAACCAGCTCCATCTCAGCCATCCAGCACAGGCACGACACCCGGCCCAGCAGGAAACAGCTCAAGGGACACCGAAGCAGCACCCGGAACCCCGGCCCCCTGCGGGGCGGCAGTTACCTGATGTGCACCATGTTTAACATCCTCGGCCTTGCCCGAAGCGCCCCCCAAAATCGCCACGGCGACGGGCTTGAGCACTTCTTCGAGCACATGCTTGTAGGTGGCCACCGTCTGCCTTGTGAGGCCCGCCACGCGGCCGATAGCGGCTTGCGTGAGGGCTTCGCCCTTCTGTTGCAGCAGGCGGCACGCGGCGCGCACCTTGGACTCGGTGGCCTTGTGGCGCACGTCGTGGGTGCGGGCGGCGGCGAGGCGCTGCCGCTCGATCAGCGGCAAGTCCTTGTCGAGCTGCATCACGCCCCGGTGGCACCGGCCGCAGCCGGTGTAGCGATCCCACGTCCAGCGGGCGACCGACTTCACCGTGGCCTTGAGTGAGGACTGGGCCAGGTTGTCCATGAAGCCCAGCTTCTGGAAGCTGTTGCGGTTGTGCGCATAGGCTTCGAGCAGCCGCGTGAAGGTGGCAAAAGAGCCGCGCTCGCGCTCACGGTTCACGATGGAATAGGCGTAGTGGCGCAGGTGCTCGAAGAGGATGCAGTGCCGGGAATGGCTCACCTCGTCGAACTGCGGCCCCTTCCCCCACGGGCTGGACACAGCCAAGTCCACGTAGTCGGCCAACTCCCCCAGCTCGTAGACGTGGGCGTGCAGCTCGTGCGTCAGCCACCAAGGATGGCCGGGCGTCTTGGCCACGGGGCCGCTGTGGAAGTCGGTGTCGGCATCGAGCCGGGCAGCGAAGGCCTCGTAGACGGCCTTCATGTACGCGATGGGCTTGCTGCGGGCGGCCTCGGTCGTGCAGACCGGGGGAATCGCGTAGTAGAGGTGGCTGTGGCCGCTTTGGCGGTTGCGGACGATCAGATTGGGAGCAGGAAGCCCAGCGTCCTCCCAGATCATCGCCTTGGTGTGGTCGAGGTCGAAGATCAGCCAGCTCACAAAGCCGGGCCGATTGACCTGCATGTAGGGGTAGCGAATGGCGTATTCGCGCGGCCGGACGCGGGTGGCCGTCTTGTCGTCAGAGCAACGCGGCAGATAGGGCGCTTCCGTGAGCACGCGATTGAGCGCGGTGCCCGACTGGAAAAAGCGATCTGCGGTCTGGTTGTCTCGTGTCTGTGCCGTTGTACCTGCCATAACCCCTCATCACACGTCCCGTAGGGGCGTGCGCACGCTTGCGTGCAGGGGCTAAGACTCGTACAATGGAAGCACTTTCAGTCGCTTTATTGCACTGGTACAGAGTTCACCCGCCAAAGCGAACGCTGTATTTGTCTGGGCACCCTGCCCGGTTTATCTGTCAAGGCCCGCTCGCCAAAGCGGGCTTTGTCGTTTCTGACTCTCCAGTTTTGTGCTGTCTGGTCAGCTCTCTCCTTTGCCATGACGGTCACTCGTCGGCATCCACAGACGCCGGTGCTTGCTTGTAGCCTCGCACCATCGTCTTGGGCACCCAGTGCTCCGTGTTCACATCAAACTTCATGATCCCGTAGGACTGCAAAACGCTTGCAGCTCCATCGAGACTC
This Chitinibacter bivalviorum DNA region includes the following protein-coding sequences:
- a CDS encoding replication initiation protein, which gives rise to MAGTTAQTRDNQTADRFFQSGTALNRVLTEAPYLPRCSDDKTATRVRPREYAIRYPYMQVNRPGFVSWLIFDLDHTKAMIWEDAGLPAPNLIVRNRQSGHSHLYYAIPPVCTTEAARSKPIAYMKAVYEAFAARLDADTDFHSGPVAKTPGHPWWLTHELHAHVYELGELADYVDLAVSSPWGKGPQFDEVSHSRHCILFEHLRHYAYSIVNRERERGSFATFTRLLEAYAHNRNSFQKLGFMDNLAQSSLKATVKSVARWTWDRYTGCGRCHRGVMQLDKDLPLIERQRLAAARTHDVRHKATESKVRAACRLLQQKGEALTQAAIGRVAGLTRQTVATYKHVLEEVLKPVAVAILGGASGKAEDVKHGAHQVTAAPQGAGVPGAASVSLELFPAGPGVVPVLDG